The segment CTGACGTAGGCGCGGTTCGCGTTCGGGCTTCCCGGCGTCGGGTCGCACCAGACCCACTCCTTGTCGGCGAACGGGAAACCGTTCTGGCGACTGAGGATCGTCGAGGGATTCGACCAGGTTTGCCCGCCGTCCGTCGTCCGGTACGAGAACAGGCCGTGCGGCTGGTAGGCTCCGGTGAACGAGAGGCAGACGTAGATCGCGGAGCCGTCGGCGCAATGGGCGACCGTGGGGTCCCCCTGGTACGGGAACGTGTTCTCCGGGAGGACGCCGTCGGTCCAGGTGAGTCCGCCGTCCTGGCTCGCGTACCAGCCGCACTTGACGCTGCCGGTGCGGTAGTCGTTGCCGCCGCCGATCAGGTTGAGCGGGTTCGTCGGGCTCGAGGAGAGGTCGAACTCGTTCTGGTCGAACCCCGAGGCGTCCTGGTTCACGCGGACGTTCGCGCTCGCGGTCACCGTCGTGGGCTCGGACGCGGGCTCGCGCCTCACGCCGATCCAGCTTTCCTTCGGGGGGATCGCCCCCTCGAAGTCGGACGGGAGCCCGCGGTGCTCGAGGGCCAGGGCGCGCAGCTGCTCGGGGGTGGGAAGCGGTTCGAGGAGCGGGTCGCCCGGATCGCGCGCCGGCTGGGCCCGGTGGGCGCAGGACGCGAGCAGGGCGAGGGCGAGAACGGCGGCGTGCGGGTACTTGGTCACGGATTCCCCCCGGAAGGCGGCGGCTACCTATACGACATCTTCCGGGGGGAGGAAAAGGGGTCTGGCCCCTTTTACTTCATCGCGGCGAGGTAGTTCTCCTCGGCCTGGGCCCAGTTGACGACGTTCCACCACGCGGCGACGTAGTCGGGGCGGCGGTTCTGGTAGTGGAGGTAATAGGCGTGCTCCCAGACGTCGAGGCCGAGGACCGCCTTGCCTCCGTCCATCAGCGGGGTGTCCTGGTTCGCGGTGGACTCGACGACGAGTTTGCCTTCGCGGACGGAAAGCCACGCCCAGCCGGAGCCGAATCGGCCGACGGCGGCCGCGGCGAACTTCGTCTTGAACTCGTCGAACGAGCCGAAGGAGGACGCGATCGCGCCCTTCAGCGTGCCGACGGGCTCGCCGCCGCCCCCCTTCTTCATCAGTTTCCAGAAGAGCGTGTGGTTGAAGTGGCCGCCGCCGTTGTTGCGGACGACGGTGCGGACCGCATCGGGGACCTGGCCGAGGTTGCCGATCAACGCCTCGATCGACAGCGACTGGAGGCCGGCGTGCGCCTCGAGGGCCTTGTTGAGGTTGGTGACGTAGGCGTTGTGGTGTTTGCCGTGGTGGATTTCCATCGTGCGCGCATCGATGTGCGGCTCGAGTGCGTCGTAGGCGTAGGGCAGCGGGTCGAGTACGTGAGCCATGGTTCCTCCGTGGGAAAAGCCGGATCATTCTACAATCCCCGGGATGTTCGCCGCGCTTGCCCTCGCCGCCACCCTCGCCGCCACCGAGACGGCCGTGAACCGCGTCGCGCTCTACGCCGTGGACGACGCCGTCTACCGGGACCTGCCGATCCCGGCTTCCGTGCGGACGAACCCGGACTCCGGGGCCCGTCTCGTCGTGTTTCGCGACGGCGTCCCGATCCTCGACCGCGGGCTCCTGCAGCAGCGGGATGCGGCGAAGACCGCCGTTCCGGGCATGGTCGAGGAGCGGGGACTGGTCGAGGAAGTGATCCTCGCCTCCGACGGGAGCGCCGCCGTCGTCCGGCAGACCCGCTACCACGACCGGCGTTCCCTGCGCGAGCCGGGCGAGTCGGGAACGCTCACGGGGAACGAGCGACTCACCTGGATCGATCCCGATCGTCCCGGCGGTCGCTGGAGCGTCGACCTTCCGGCGGGACGATTCGTCAAGGAGGGGATCGTCGCGCCTCTGGGATCGGGGGCCGCGGTCATCCTCACCGACTCCGCGGGGCTCGGCGGAGAGATCCGCGTCTTCGGGCCGGATGGGAAGGAAACCGCCCGGATCGCCCCCCCCGAGGGGGAGGCGGTGGACGCCGCCGCGGCGGCGGACGCCCCGGTCCTGGCGGTCGACATCGCCTACCCCGCCCGGGCGGGAACCCCCGACCGCGCCATCGTCGTCTTCGACCTGACCCACGGGACGCGGTGGACCTACGGCTGGTCCTACGGATCGGACGAGGAGCCCAGGTCCTGGTCGATCGACGCGGACGGCGCGCTGGTCGTCGAGCTTCCCGCAGGAGCCCGGCGATTCGACCGGGACGGGGCCTCGACGTCGAAACAACCCGCGGGCCGGGGACCGTTCAATCGGCTCCGGGGAACGCCCTAGCGCAGAAGCGCCGCGAGCGTTCTCTCCGCCCCCTCCCCCGCGTCGCCGGCGAGCACCCCCACCCGCGACCCCGCGCGAGCGACGCGCAGTCCGGGCTTCCCGGCGAGCGCGTCCGCGAACTCCTGCGCGTCCTTCTCGCTGTCCCAGACGGTCGCGAGGAGCGCGACGGCGCGATCTCCGTTCTGCCAGAGCTCCCAGCGGTCGCCGCCCCATCCCGCCGCGGCCACGTGGGTCCACGCCGACGGCGCCTGCGCCGCCGGGTCGTTCGTGTCGGGCGTCGTCGCGCCGACCATCACCCCGACCATGAGCTCGCCGAGATTCCCGGCGAGGGACCGCTTCCAGCCCCGGCCGAGCGACCGGCCGGCGTCACCCACGGACACCGGTTTGGGGAGGTCGCGTCTGGCGTCATCCCAGTACTTCTCGGGGTGCAGGATCTGCTCCGAGGAGACCGGGCCGGACTTGTAGAAGCGCTCCGCGTCCGCCGTGGGGTACCCCTTCTGCATCACCGACACGAGGTCCCCACGGGCGACGAATCCGACGCCGAGCAGGTACGGCCCGATCATCTGACGCCGCAGCGCCGCCGGCATCCGGTTGAGCTTCTCCGCCTTTCCCGCCTCGCTCTTCGCGAACTCCTGGAGCGCGTCCTGCGTGAGCTTCCCGGAGCTCATCGCGCGGGACATGTAGACGCTCATCGCCGCCATGGCGCTTCCCTCGTGCACGGCGCCGATCGCGAACATCCGGTCGTCGTCCCCCTTGGCGGCGGCGATCCGGGCGTCGAGGTCGTAGTGCTGGTCCTCCAGGGCGTGCGTCAGCTCGTGCGCGGCAAGGAGCGCGGCCATTCCCCTGGGCATGTCGTCGAGCAGGAAGAACGACTTCGTCTCCGGGTCGTAGAAGCCCCCCGCCTGTTCCTCGAGGGCGTCGAGGAACGACTTCAGGATGTCCGTCCCCGCAGGCACGACGCCGAGGAGCTCCCAGGCCTTCGCCGTCGCGGCGAGCTCGGCCTCGGGCATGAACTTCTTGAAGCGGGCGGTGACGTGCCCACGCGCGAACGCGTCGTCCACGACCCTCACCGGGACGGAGGACTTGTAGGAGAGGCCGCGAATCTGCGCGAGCTGCGCCGAGACGTCCTCGACCGCCGCCTTCGCGGCGGCGGCGTCGATGGTCTGGGACCGGACGACCGAGGCCGCACCGGCCAGCGCGAGGAGAAGCGCGATCGACGTGGGACGCATGGGACCTCCCGTGAAAGCGAGCCCCACGTATCCTACACGGCGATGCGCGACGCGGCCGATCCCCTGCTTCCCTGGCTGCGGGCGCTCGAGGCGCGCCATCTCGCGGACCTCACCTTCCCGGAAGTCCGGCGCGCACTGCAGGCGCTCTCGTCCCTCTACGTCGAGCGGCGGGGGAAGCTCTCCCAAGGGGCCGCCTTCGACGGCGCCGGGAAACGCGCGGCCTTCGCCCTCTACTACGGGCCGCTCCACTTCCTGCTCGTGCGGGAGATCGTGCGCGTGCTCGGGGCGGCGAGGGGGACGCCGCGGACGATCGTCGACCTGGGATGCGGGACCGCGGCGGCCGGCGCGGCGTGGGCCCTCGAATCCGGCGGCAGGGCGCGCGTGGTCGGGATCGACAGGAACGGCTGGGCGCTCGAGGAGGCGCGCCGGACCGCGCACGACCTCGGCCTCGACGCCACCTTTCGCCGCGGCGACGCCGTGGAGGTGCCGCTGGAGGGAGCGGGGGTCGGGATCGTCGCGGCGTTCTGTGTGAACGAGCTCGACGGCCCCGCGCGGGACCGCCTGCGCGAGAAGCTGCTCGGCGCGGCCCGGGCCGGCTCGTCGGTGCTCGTCGTCGAGCCGATCGCCAGGCGACCGGTGCCGTGGTGGGGGGGCTGGTCCGAGGCGTTCCTCGCCTCCGGCGGCCGAGACGACTCCTGGCGATTCCGGCTCGACCTCCCCGAGCTCCTCGCCAAGTTCGATCGGGCGGCGGGGCTCGACCATCGAGAGCTCACCGCGCGGTCGCTGTGGATGGGGTAGTCTTCCGGCATGCCCGATCGAGCGTTGGAAGGTCGTCGCGCCGTCGTCTGCGGCAGCACGCAGGGAATCGGCCTCGCGTGCGCGATCGCGATCGCCGGGCGCGGCGCCGCGGTCACGTTGTTCTCCCGGGACCGCGAGCGGCTCGAGGGGGCGCTCGCCTCGCTTCCCGGAGAGGGGCACCGCGTCCGCGTGGCGGACTCGCGAGACACCGACGCGGTGCGCCGGGCCGGCCGGGAGGAAGCCGCGCTCGGGCCGGTCCACGTCCTGGTGAACAACACCGGGGGCCCACCCGGCGGCGCGATCGTCGACGCCACCCCCGAGGAGTTCCTCGAGGCGTTCCGGTCGCACCTGCTCGCGAGCCACGTCCTCGTGCAGGCGTTCCTTCCCGGGATGAAGGAGGCGCGTTACGGGCGGATCCTCAACGTGATCTCGACCTCGGTGAAGCAGCCCATCCCGGGCCTCGGCGTGTCGAACACCGTGCGCGCGGCGGTCGCGTCGTGGGCGAAGACCCTCTCCCTCGAGGTCGGCGCGCACGGCATCACCGTGAACAACCTCCTTCCGGGATACACGCGCACGCAGCGGCTGACCTCGATCGCCGCCGCCCGGGCCGGGGCCGCAGGGGTCCCCCAGGAGACGATTCTCGCGGGGTTCGAGAGCGAGGTCCCCGCGGGACGGTTCGGCGACCCCTCGGAGCTCGCCGCGCTCGCCGCGTTCCTCGCCGGCCCCGAGGCGGGTTACGTCAACGGCGTCAGCATCCCGGTGGACGGCGGAAGGACGCTGGCGTTATGAGCCTCGCGCGCATCCTCAACTTCGTCGGCGGGGAATGCCTTCCGCCCGCCTCGAACCGCTACTTCGAGGTCTTCGACCCGGCGGTCGGCCACCCCTGGGCCCTCGCCCCCGACTCCGACGCGTCCGACGTCGACGCGGCGGTCGATGCCGCGACGCGGGCGTTCCCCGGGTGGTCGCGCACGACCGCGCAGGAGCGGTCGAAGCTGCTCCTCGCCATCGCCGACCGGATCGAGGCCGACGCGTACCGCCTCGCGATGGAGGAGTGCATCGACACCGGGAAGCCCCTCGAGGTCGCCCGGACCGTCGACATTCCCCGCGCCGTCGCGAACTTCCGCTTCTTCGCGACGGCGATCCTCCACACCTCGTCGGAGCTCCACGCGACCGACCACGCGGCGCTGAACTACACCCTGCGCCGGCCGCTGGGCCCGGTCGCGTGCATCTCGCCCTGGAACCTGCCGCTGTACCTGCTGACCTGGAAGGTCGCCCCCGCCCTCGCCGCCGGGAACACGGTCGTCGCGAAACCCTCCGAAGTGACGCCGATGACGGCGTTCCGCCTCGCGGAGATCGCCCGCGACGCGGGGCTTCCGCCGGGGGTCCTCAACATCGTGCACGGCCTCGGCGCGAAGACCGGTCCCGCGCTCGTCTCCCACTCGGGGATCCGCGCCGTCTCCTTCACCGGCGGCACCGCGACCGGCGCCGACATCGCGCGCAACGCCTCGCCGCGATTCAAGAAGATCTCCCTCGAGCTCGGCGGGAAGAACCCGACGCTCGTCTTCGCGGACGCCGACCTCGGCCGGGCCGTGCGCGGCGCGCTGCGGGCGGCCTTCTCGAACCAGGGTCAGATCTGTCTCTGCGGCTCGCGCATCCTCGTGGAGCGGCCCGTCTACGCCGAGTTCCTCGAGCGCTTCGCGACCTCCGCGAGGACGCTCCGCGTGGGCGATCCGCTCGAGCCGGGAACGGAGCAAGGCGCGGTCGTCTCGAAGGCGCACTTCGAGAAGGTCCTCGGGTACATCGACCTCGCACGACGCGAGGGGGGCTCGATCGTGGCCGGCGGCGGCCCGGCTGGGCCGGTCAACGACCGCTGCCGCGACGGCTGGTTCGTGATGCCGACGGTGGTGATCGACCTCCCGCAGGAATGCCGCACCAACCGCGAGGAGGTCTTCGGGCCGTTCGTGACCGTCCTGCCCTTCGACGACGAGGACCACGCGATCGCCCTCGCCAACGGCACCGAGTACGGGCTCGCGGCGTCGTTGTGGACCGAGAACGTCTCTCGCGCCCATCGCGTCGCCGACCGCCTCGACGCCGGGACGGTCTGGGTCAACTGCTGGATGGTGCGCGACCTGCGCGTTCCGTTCGGCGGCATGAAGTCGAGCGGCGTCGGGCGCGAAGGCGGCGAGGAGGCGCTGCGCTTCTTCACCGAGCCCAAGAACGTCTGCGTGCAGGTGCCCGAATGAGCGACTACGTCAGCTCGCGCGCCCCCGAGCCGGTCGGCGCCTTCCCCCACGCCAAGCGGGTCGGCGACTTCCTGTTCCTCTCCGGAATCGGCCCGCGGACCCCGGGGACGAACGCGATCCCGACCACGTTCGAGGAGCAGGCGCTCGCCGTGTTCCGCAACGTGCGCACCGTCCTCGAGGACGCGGGGGCGTCGTGGGAGGACATCGTGGACGTGACGGTGTTTCTCACGAACATGAAGCGCGACTTCCCGTCGTTCAATCGCCTGTACGCGGAACATTTCGCGACGAACCGCCCGACGCGCACGACGGTGGAAGTCGGGGCGTTGCCGACGCCGATCGACGTCGAGCTGAAGGTCGTCGCGTACCTGAAGAAATAGGGACAGCAACCTTTAATTGGGGACAGTCACCGTATTTCTGCAGGGAACCGACCCGCGCTCTGTCGGTATCGGTCGCCGCACGCCCGCGGGTCGGTTCCCTGCAGAAATACGGTGACTGTCCCCAATTAAAGGTTGCTGTCCCTATTTTCTCAGGACGGCGCGCACCGGGCTCGCGTCGAACCCCTCGAGCTTGAGGGGCAGCGCGATCAGATCGTAGTCACCCTCGGGAACGTCGCGCAGCACGAGCCCCTCCAGGATCGCCATGCCGTGCGCGAGGAACCGGCCGTGCGCCGGCAGGTCCTTCGAGGAGAAGAGGTCCACGCTGGGGGTGTCGATCCCGACGAGGATGACTCCCCTCGCGTGCAGGACGTCGACGAGCGCCGGGTCGAGGGCCGCGAAGTCCTCGTCGAAACGCTCCGGGTCCGGATAGGTGTCGGTGCGCAGCAGGAGGCGCGGCGGAAGCGGCCCTTGGGGGACCGCCGACGCCGGAATCCGAGCCCCTCTCGCGACCGCGACGCGGATCACCCGGCACGGCCCGACGTAGGCGTCGAGCGAAACCGCGTCGATCGACGCGGCGTCGCGGCCGTAGTGGCTCGGCGCGTCGGCGTGTGCGCCGAGGTGGACGGTGGCACGCAGCGTCGACAACGTGAGGTTCGCCCCGGCCTTCATGTCGCACAACACCTCGCGGGAGGGCGGCGTGTCGCCGGGCCAGACCGCCAGACGCGGCGACACGAGGGGAGAGATGTCGAGGATCACCGGACCTCCGTCTCCCCGGCGTCGAGCACCTCGCGGACCTTCCTGGCCAGCTGCGCGATCGTGAACGGCTTGGGGAGGAAAGGCGTTCCGCTCGCCTCGCCGCCGTGGCGCGCGATCACCTCCTCCGCGTAGCCGGACATGAAGACCAGGCGGACCTTCGGCGCGACCGCGCGCACGCGCTCCGCGAGCGCCGGGCCGCTGAGACCGGGCATCACCACGTCGGTCAGGAGGAGCGCGAAGCGATCGGGGCGCCGCGTCAGGATCTCGAGCGCCTCCTCCGCGGTCGCCGGGGCGTGCACCTCGTATCCGCAGGCGCGCAGCGCGTCCTCGACCACCCGGCGGATCGCCGGCTCGTCCTCGACGACCATCACCGACTCCGTCCCCAGGGGGATCTCCCCCTCCGAGGTGCGCGGCCGCTCCGCGGAGCGGCGCTCGCGCGAGGTCGGGAGGTGGATCGTGAACGTCGTCCCGGCACCCGGCCGGCTCTCGACCAGGATGTCTCCCTCGAGCTGCCGCACGAGACCGTAAACCGTGGACAACCCGAGGCCGGTGCCGACGCCGAGCGGCTTGGTCGTGAAGAACGGCTCGAAGATCTTCCCCAGCACTTCGGGGGGCATTCCGGTCCCGGTGTCGGCGACGGTGAGCCGAACGCATTCCGAGCTCCCCGCTCCGCCGTCCAGGTCGACGATCTCGGTCTCGATCGAGAGGGTGCCTCCCTCCGGCATCGCGTCGCGGGCGTTCACGGCGAGATTCACGACGACCTGCTCGATCTGGGTCGGGTCGGCCTTCACGAGGGCCGGACGCGAGGTGAACCGCAGCGCGAGGGTCACGTCCTCGCCGAGCAGGCGCCGCAGCATCGGCGCCAGCTCGTTCAGCCCCGCGTGCAGGTCGACGACCCGCAGCTCCACGACCTGGCGCCGGGAGAACGCGAGGATCTTCCGCACGAGGGACGCCGCGCGCTCGCTCGCCTTGCGGATCTCCCCGAGGCGCTGACGCAGCTCGGGGCTGGCTTCCGCCGCCGCGCTCGTCGAGGCGAGCTCGTTGAACCCGAGGATCACGGTGAGCAGGTTGTTGAAGTCGTGCGCGATCCCGCCGGCGAGCCGCCCCACGGCCTCGAGCCTCTGGGCCTGGAGGAATTGCAGCTCCAGTCGCTTGCGGTCCGTGACGTCGCGATCGACGCCGTGGAATCCCGTCAGTTGCCCCGTTTCGGAGAACAGCGGAACGCCGCTGGTCTCGAGGACCACGCGCCCGCCGTCCGAGCGCAGATTCGTGTTCTCCAGGCGGGCGATCGGCCGCTTCTCGCGCACGCAACGCTCGAACGCGGCGCGCACCGCGTCGCGCTCCTCGGGGACGATCAGATCGAACGGCGAGCGGCCGAGGATCTCCTCGACCGAATAACCGAGCAGATCGACCACCTTGGGGCTCACGTAGGTGTACCGCCCGTTGCGGTCGACTTCCCAGATCCAGTCGCTGGTGGCCTCGACGAGGGAGCGGAAGCGACGTTCGCTCCGCCGCAGGGCGTCCTGCTCCTCCTTGCGCCGCGTGATGTCGCGCGCGAATCCTCGCATGCGCGTCGGGCCGTCGG is part of the Candidatus Polarisedimenticolaceae bacterium genome and harbors:
- a CDS encoding sialidase family protein, yielding MTKYPHAAVLALALLASCAHRAQPARDPGDPLLEPLPTPEQLRALALEHRGLPSDFEGAIPPKESWIGVRREPASEPTTVTASANVRVNQDASGFDQNEFDLSSSPTNPLNLIGGGNDYRTGSVKCGWYASQDGGLTWTDGVLPENTFPYQGDPTVAHCADGSAIYVCLSFTGAYQPHGLFSYRTTDGGQTWSNPSTILSRQNGFPFADKEWVWCDPTPGSPNANRAYV
- a CDS encoding superoxide dismutase, whose amino-acid sequence is MAHVLDPLPYAYDALEPHIDARTMEIHHGKHHNAYVTNLNKALEAHAGLQSLSIEALIGNLGQVPDAVRTVVRNNGGGHFNHTLFWKLMKKGGGGEPVGTLKGAIASSFGSFDEFKTKFAAAAVGRFGSGWAWLSVREGKLVVESTANQDTPLMDGGKAVLGLDVWEHAYYLHYQNRRPDYVAAWWNVVNWAQAEENYLAAMK
- a CDS encoding class I SAM-dependent methyltransferase, with translation MRDAADPLLPWLRALEARHLADLTFPEVRRALQALSSLYVERRGKLSQGAAFDGAGKRAAFALYYGPLHFLLVREIVRVLGAARGTPRTIVDLGCGTAAAGAAWALESGGRARVVGIDRNGWALEEARRTAHDLGLDATFRRGDAVEVPLEGAGVGIVAAFCVNELDGPARDRLREKLLGAARAGSSVLVVEPIARRPVPWWGGWSEAFLASGGRDDSWRFRLDLPELLAKFDRAAGLDHRELTARSLWMG
- a CDS encoding SDR family oxidoreductase, producing the protein MPDRALEGRRAVVCGSTQGIGLACAIAIAGRGAAVTLFSRDRERLEGALASLPGEGHRVRVADSRDTDAVRRAGREEAALGPVHVLVNNTGGPPGGAIVDATPEEFLEAFRSHLLASHVLVQAFLPGMKEARYGRILNVISTSVKQPIPGLGVSNTVRAAVASWAKTLSLEVGAHGITVNNLLPGYTRTQRLTSIAAARAGAAGVPQETILAGFESEVPAGRFGDPSELAALAAFLAGPEAGYVNGVSIPVDGGRTLAL
- a CDS encoding aldehyde dehydrogenase, whose amino-acid sequence is MSLARILNFVGGECLPPASNRYFEVFDPAVGHPWALAPDSDASDVDAAVDAATRAFPGWSRTTAQERSKLLLAIADRIEADAYRLAMEECIDTGKPLEVARTVDIPRAVANFRFFATAILHTSSELHATDHAALNYTLRRPLGPVACISPWNLPLYLLTWKVAPALAAGNTVVAKPSEVTPMTAFRLAEIARDAGLPPGVLNIVHGLGAKTGPALVSHSGIRAVSFTGGTATGADIARNASPRFKKISLELGGKNPTLVFADADLGRAVRGALRAAFSNQGQICLCGSRILVERPVYAEFLERFATSARTLRVGDPLEPGTEQGAVVSKAHFEKVLGYIDLARREGGSIVAGGGPAGPVNDRCRDGWFVMPTVVIDLPQECRTNREEVFGPFVTVLPFDDEDHAIALANGTEYGLAASLWTENVSRAHRVADRLDAGTVWVNCWMVRDLRVPFGGMKSSGVGREGGEEALRFFTEPKNVCVQVPE
- a CDS encoding RidA family protein; protein product: MSDYVSSRAPEPVGAFPHAKRVGDFLFLSGIGPRTPGTNAIPTTFEEQALAVFRNVRTVLEDAGASWEDIVDVTVFLTNMKRDFPSFNRLYAEHFATNRPTRTTVEVGALPTPIDVELKVVAYLKK
- a CDS encoding cyclase family protein, with protein sequence MILDISPLVSPRLAVWPGDTPPSREVLCDMKAGANLTLSTLRATVHLGAHADAPSHYGRDAASIDAVSLDAYVGPCRVIRVAVARGARIPASAVPQGPLPPRLLLRTDTYPDPERFDEDFAALDPALVDVLHARGVILVGIDTPSVDLFSSKDLPAHGRFLAHGMAILEGLVLRDVPEGDYDLIALPLKLEGFDASPVRAVLRK
- a CDS encoding PAS domain S-box protein, yielding MGGGGPEPEVDFYRLMVEGAEGLFFYIHDAEHRFTWLSPSVRSVLGFEPEELLGRPYDDLLDPGRPANGVHASTDGALADGVRREPYEAFVRRKDGTGIVLELIEEPFPAPDGPTRMRGFARDITRRKEEQDALRRSERRFRSLVEATSDWIWEVDRNGRYTYVSPKVVDLLGYSVEEILGRSPFDLIVPEERDAVRAAFERCVREKRPIARLENTNLRSDGGRVVLETSGVPLFSETGQLTGFHGVDRDVTDRKRLELQFLQAQRLEAVGRLAGGIAHDFNNLLTVILGFNELASTSAAAEASPELRQRLGEIRKASERAASLVRKILAFSRRQVVELRVVDLHAGLNELAPMLRRLLGEDVTLALRFTSRPALVKADPTQIEQVVVNLAVNARDAMPEGGTLSIETEIVDLDGGAGSSECVRLTVADTGTGMPPEVLGKIFEPFFTTKPLGVGTGLGLSTVYGLVRQLEGDILVESRPGAGTTFTIHLPTSRERRSAERPRTSEGEIPLGTESVMVVEDEPAIRRVVEDALRACGYEVHAPATAEEALEILTRRPDRFALLLTDVVMPGLSGPALAERVRAVAPKVRLVFMSGYAEEVIARHGGEASGTPFLPKPFTIAQLARKVREVLDAGETEVR